CAAAACATGAGATCTCGAGGTGatcatcatttttcatcattttttatttgtgttgTTAATGGCGAAGAACCAGTCATCATAGATGACATGATAAAGCTTTGCTGAATGATATGTTATTTGGTTTTAAGGCCTCAAATTTTTAGGGTATCAGTGGCAATTTGATCCACAAGTGCTCCATATCATTCCGTTTGTGTTGTTCACCTAGACGTTAAAGAGCGTGTGAGAATGTGAGAcaaatttcatatcaataaGGGACCATGCAAGAACTTATGTTGATCTATTCCTTatattgccaattaattttggataaattacataataacccatcaggtttgaggtctattataacctcatacaacatctttaaaatatttcactttcataccttatgtactattttatttcaatttcatacatccgttacattttccatccattgatccgttaaatgCTAACGTGGTTGCCAAATGTGTGCAACGTggcaaaatttaaattttttttttaaaactaaatcttttaaatataaaaaaaaaaaaaaataaaaataaaaactaaaacctTATTCCCCTCATCCTCCTATCTTCTCCCCGCAACCCCCAAAcctctcccccatcttcatctttttccctacaacccagaaagaaaaaaaaaaaaccctcttcAGTTTGTCTTTCCCCCCTTTCCCCCTCTATTCTCCCccattttcatcttcttcccccgacCCCCTACTTGCAacccaggaaaaaaaaaaacccagatcccgTCTCGCCATCGCCGAGTTCGTGGAACGggtgtggatttaaggagtggggGGTGTTTAGAGGAGAGTAGGGGTGTGTAGAGAGGAGAAAAAGGTGGGTGGTGGGGTTGCGGATGAGAGAAGGGATGGGGTCGGGTTCTGGGTGACCTACATCGCGGGGGGATGGGGGTTCTGGGTTGACCTGCATCGCGGGGGGAGGGGGTTCTGGGTTGACCTGCATCGCGCCGCAGGGGGGGGGCTGGGGTGGCTGGGGTGACAAGCATTGCACCAGGGATATGGGTTTTGGGGGATATAGGGTTACGGGGATCTGAGGGACAGATCtgggcttttgttttttgggggggggggggggtggcaataggttttttttttaatatatatatatatagaaaatttaggtttttttaattaaaaattattatttttgccacgtggtgTGTCACGTTGGCAggcacgtcagcacttaacagattaatggatgaaaaatgtaacggatgtatgtaattgaaataaaatagtacttaaggtatgaaagtgaaatgttttaaaaatgttgtatgaggttgtaatagacctcaaacatgaagggttactatgtaatttacccattaatttatacaaaaacctcaactttcttatGTGATAAACAAAAGTCTAATTATCACACGCGTACCCATAAAAATTTATTCATCAAAATCACAAGAGAGCATGGCCTGATAACCAAGTATAATAATACAATCACATGAAAACTTATAAATGTTTTTTAACCGATTATATTAGTTGGTGCAGCAAGCTGCAAGGAAAGAGATCATCTTCGAATCTCTTCTACCAAAACCACTAAATCAAGTGATCCggaccattaaaatttgattaaaccattaaagttattataacttttaaagaacTCATGTTTttaaccgttgaatcaaattttaaggacCTATATCCCTTAATTTGGTGGCTTTGATGAAAGAGATCATGAAAGAATCTCCTTTCGTGCAGCATCACTATATTctcaaacataaaaaaaagttttaacaaacagaaaaactaatgaaaatgatttgaaaattttgagttttaacgataaggacaaaataaaatataaaataaatagtattaggattgactttttagtataaaatatgattttttattaaagtaaacagtaccgagtaccgagtttttcgttaaaatttcttGACAAGCTCATATCCCAAACTTGCCACAGTCGAAAGAGATTCAAACACCAAAGCGCCCAAAACCGTCGCGCCGGTTCGCCCAAATTCCTAATTTctcattcttttgtttcttaAATTTCTGTCAGATCGCTCGATCTCTAATTGGCTCAATCATTTCAAATCAAGCCCAAAATTCCCCCCTTATCTTCTAAATTTTTGCTTTCCCCCATTTTCCCTCGTTTTCAATCCTCAACttttcaattcaaatttttttgatCTAATCCAAGAAAACCCAATTCTCAAATCCAATGTCGGCGTCGACCGTTTCAATAACGGCGAACCCGGCGACGACTCGGCGGCGACACGTCGTGGCCGTCGATAAGAAGACATCCAACATCGAGCTTGTCTCCGCCGAACCCCAAACCCACAAAGCCGACGACACCGCCACCAATTCCAAAGATCTCAGCCACCATTCCATCAGAGGCGAACCGGGTCTTGACCGGTCCGCTCAACCCAAGAAAACCGGCCCCAATTCCACCATTTCGCCGCCTTCCAATCGCCGCTCTCGCAAAACCCTAGACGCTGATCCCAAGCCTCGATGGgtcaccgtcctccgaatcgtTTCCAAGAACTTAATTCTGCTTGTTCTGATTGTGGGTTTGTTTCAGATAGTCAGGAGACTTGCTCTTGGGCCTGGTGTAGCGGTTCCCATGGCTTTTTCGGATTTGGAAGGCCGAATAGCGGAGGTGGAAGCGTTTATGAAGACCACTACGAAGATGGTTCAGGTTCAAGTGGAGGTTGTGGACCGGAAGATTGAGAGCGAGGTCGGAGGGTTAAGGAGAGAAATGGAGAAGAAGATAGAGGATAAAGGGGTTGCGTTGGAGAGTGATTTGAGGAAATTGGAGGCCAAGAATGAAGGGTTGGAGAGGTCGGTGAGCGATTTGAGAAGCGTGGAGTGGTTGTCGAAGCAAGAGTTTGAAAACGTGTATGAGGATttgaagaagaaggtgaagagCAGTGAAGATAGCGTATTGGGTGCGACTTTGGATGACATAAGGGCCTATGCGAGGAATGTGGTTGAGAAAGAGATAGAAAAGCACGCGGCGGATGGACTTGGCAGGGTGGATTATGCTTTGGCCACTGGTGGGGCTTCCGTTGTGAAGCATTCAGAGCCATATTTGGTGGGGAAAGGGGGAAATTGGTTCTTGAAGAGTTCCAAAAATGGGGTGCATAGCGATGCTGACAAGATGTTGAAACCCAGTTTTGGTGAACCTGGCCATTGTTTTCCCTTGAAGGGGAGTAGTGGATTTGTCCAGATTAAGCTGCGGACTGCCATCATTCCCGAGGCTATCACTCTGGAACATGTTGCAAAGGTGATGCTCTTGTTCACTATTTTGTCTTTGTTAGTTCATGCATTGTTTCAGTGTATTTTATCTTTTGTATTTGTTATGCTGGATATAATTTAACTTCCGTCAATCTTCCCGTTAAGAAGTAGCTTTGAACCATCAAAGtaataaattcaataaaatgtaGGCATTGTTTTAAGATTTTTCAAAGGTCTGTTGGTATTATCTTGCAGGCAATAATATGCTAGGAAATGTGGGATTGAAATGTATAGTCAATAACCTTCATGCAAGAGTATATCTATTGTAGTTATTGTTCTCAGAAATTTGAAGTGTTTACCCTATTGGTACCAAGTTGTTTCGGTTATTAGTTATGTTGACAGTTAGACTACAAAATGGTATGCTAGGCAGATTCAGTTCTTAATTTTGTAGCATGTTAGATAGTTAATTTGTTGGTGATAGTTAATGTGTTTGTCATTCTATACAGCATTGTTAGGCACTAGGCAGCTGACCACtgtcccgattaatgcctaggcatttgaaaattaagaaagggcacCTAGATCTGCTAGGCACCTGGTTAGCCCGCCTTGACCtgcctaggttgcgactcacttagacaaaaaatagataactttcattttgcattttatttttctcaataaattgtaagagacatgttgaatacttaaatgaacacacattatatgcttgttccccattttttcattatgttccaatacttcataatatacatgtcattctattttgtagtttacgatgaaattatacatattttaagtataaacaaacacttatttacacgaagcCGCCTTGGCGCCCGCTTAAGCCCCGCCTAGCCGCGCcccagcccgccgcccgactagcgcctagcgtcttttagaaccttaccATATAGCATGTAACTTTGAATTTGCAGAATTTCTGGGACGGGTTGAGAAGTAGTCTAATCTAGGTGAATTATCTTTAGGCTGGGTTTATTTTACCTTAGGTTGAACAGGCTATGCCTGCGTATGTCTTGCCTCCCTAGGCCCTGCCTTAGTGGAAGCCTAATGCTCTGGGGTGTTTGTCAAGAGAGATAAAATGGTTGTCAATTTAGTAGAGCTGTCTGATTTTTTGTTGaagactcaccttcattagGTCTAAAGTGGTTCCAtatctacaacaacaacaacaacaacaaagccttttcccactaagtggggtcggctatatgaatcctagaacgccattgcgctcggttttgtgtcatgtcctccgttagatccaagtactctaagtcttttcttagagtctcttccaaagttttcctacgtcttcctctaccccttctgccctgaacctctgtcccgtagtcatatcttcgaaccggagcgtcagtcggccttctttgaaaaaaaaaaaaaagacatgtaTTACACTGAAGGCTGTATTATGAGACAGATACACGAGGCAGAAGGGTTTTGGACCTGTGAATCTCTCACAAAAAGTGACAAGTTTCATTGCATTTATATTCTCATTTGAAATCCTTTGCTATCTCTGCTATTAGTTTGTTGATGGGCAGCTTTCATCTGCTTCTACTTTAAGCAATGTGGTATGCTATCACAGCGTTGATTTGTATGTAGTTTTATGTGCTGACTTATAATTTATACTAATATAAAATGTCAAAACATAGCTGCTGGTTTTGCATCATAAATCTCTAAAGCCTTTGtagttaaaataaaattaacaataCATGGAGCAATCTCTAACTTGGTTTGCAAACTAGTTCCACAACTGAAACCCTTTGAACCTACGGAATGGGCTTTAATCATGTCTTTTTTCCTACTATTTTTTGGAGGGTTTGGTCGCATGCTcttaattatattaatattttcaagTCTCCATATTTTGTTTAAGAAGTCTATGTTGGTTTTGAATAGTAGGCTGATAAAACTGAAACAGAGttattacttttatgaattttaGTTGAGGTAGGCTGTTTACGCTCTTTGCCTCTGGATTCATGTGGTAAAAAGATATGATAGAGTTGTATATGCACTTTTCTGACAAGAAAAACCTTTGATTCTTCTTGTCTGTTTGCTATTATGCACAAGGTTGTTGGCGTCCTAACTGGAATATGTTTGCAAGTTTATTTGATTTCTTTAATGGACAAACTAGAGTGCTTATGTTACCtttatttaactgatttaaggaTAATATATGGAAATGGTGCGTCTGAAAAGAAACATGTTTGATTTGGCAGATAACATGTTTGATAACTTATGTTAGTTATGGTAGGTGACAGGAAAGATTCAGAAACCAGCCTCTATTTGCTTATCGTAGGATGACTTGGGTTGTAAAATTAGGAGATCTGTAGACTTAAGCAGCAAGCAAATAGGAAAGGATTGAACCAGCAGAATCCTCTAGTTGTTACACTGGACTGATGTGGATCATGAATCCTACTATGAACTGGAACTCATAATTTATCAGTGCATAAAAAAGGTCAAATAATTTATTAGAAACTTTTTTTCTCTAAATAAGTAATGTTGCCCAGGAAACACTTAGTAGACAAGCAGAATTTCTTAATTTCTAGTGTGTGTATGTCTGTCCTGTTTTAAATGCCTTCCAGTGCCAGTTATGTATGGTTCTGGTCGCCTATTCTTTATACATGTGGTCTTGTGATGTAAACTAGACCCTAAATTCTATTGGGCAGGATATTTTGGTTTAACTGGAGATTAAATTAAGACTAAGGTGTTGCAATGAACTTTAGTTGTAAGGCGGCACCATATTAAGTATGTGAAAATGTTAGTCTTTGGGTACATTTTTCTGAATTTTTCTTTTACTATTTTAGAATGTATTTTGATTCTCCGTCTTTTTCCAGTCCCTACTGGACCAAATAATTGCCGTTCTGATTAGTTATATAAACAATTTACATATTCCCTCTGTCTTGTGGTCTGGCATGGCAAAATTGGTTGCAGATATTGTAGTTACTTCTGCCAGTATCTGTCATGGTTTGCTTTCCTTATGTTTAGAAAGCATTACTATAATTATCTTTTGTTAAACATGTGTTGTTTTCTGTGTTATTTGGTTACTAGCAAGGACCTccattaaaaaagaaaagaacctgAATAGTCTTACTGATTTTATAACTATGCGCTGAAATTAACTTTTACAATAAATATTTGACCTGCTTGTATACTTCCTTCGCAAAGCAACTCCTTAGGATTACTTTGAGTTACTTCTATGGCGTGATCACTTTGTTGCTTTAATTGCACCAGTAGCATCTTTCCCTGTCAAAATCTTTtctgacttgagttcaccatcATTGCATTCGTTCTCTGTGTGTTTGAGCACCTCTTTGTGCTAGTTTTTCTTTTGATTGTGTTGATTGGTAGCGTCCTTAATATATGCTAACATAGTAACATAtctgtttttattttcaaacagAGCGTTGCTTATGACAGATCGAGTGCTCCTAAGGACTGCAGGATCTCTGGGTGGCTGCGAGGACAGGATGATCCAGAAGTCTATACAGAGATTCGCCTGGTTGAATTTACTTATGACCTTGAGAAAAGCAATGCACAGACATTCAATGTCTTGGACTCGGCAGTGTCTGGCCTTGTCGACACAGTGAGGTTGGACTTCACATCCAACCATGGAAGCCCTTCTCATACTTGCATATATCGATTGAGAGTGCACGGACATGAACCAAACGCCGTTTCTATGATGGCCATGCAGCAGTAGCGTCAGTGCCATTCCATACCATACTTGTGCAGAAGCATTCTCGGGCCACGTTTGTATTAAGTATGAATTCATTTTCTCTCCCTTTAATTTGTAACTTGGTAGGTAGAGATCTTGTGGTATGTTTCTAGAGTTCTCGATATCGTGTATTGTCTCTGTGACATTTTAGTGTTATCTAGTAATTGTGTATCCATGTACTGTTAGGTGTATGTCATTTTCTCTGTGTTTTCCTCTCCATGCGCTCAGTAATGATATCAGGCACGGGCTACAGATATAGAAGCAGAGATTTTTCTAAATTTCGAGTATATTTTGGAGTATTATTAtggtttgtcattttttttatttgtgtttgtttctGCATGCTTATTGTTCCATTGATGCGAAAGAGTACTTGACCTCAGACCTCACGAAGGTGGTTCCTCCCCCTACGGAGGAGCTTCTTCACTTCCGAGTTTGGGCGCCCCCTTGAACTGATATGTTTTACTTTTCGTCTTGATGACAAAAATTTACTTCAGAAATTTAATGGTAATCTTATTCTTTCGCATGCGGTCAAAATTCCAACAAAGTTTTAACGAGACCACATGTAAACACTCTACCCTCTTTCATtatcaaaaccctaaataaataaataaaaccgtTGATTTACGATGCAAGGTTGAATGATCAATATCTAAGTCTTGTAATAATCTAAGTATGTTGTTGTTTTCTTTCATTCACTTGCTAAAATGTTTCACTTATCTCAATCTCTTTTTATGTAAAACTTGGGGAAATGGATACCCAAACTAAATACAAGAGTAACTTTTGTAAGAAAGTCTGAAAAATTGgtataaaacataaaacaacTTTTTAGCGTGTAAATAAAATGACTAGGGGTGAGAAATTTCGCCATAAACCAATTTACTGATCAAACCATATCTGTCGGTTTATAATGGTATGGTATAGTTTTGGCATTTTTTCATACTCGGTTGGCATTATACTGAACCGACAATTAAGGGTATGACTTTGGTATTGGATTTTGTATACCGATGGTATGCCATGcctaccaatatatatatatatatatatatatatatatatatatatatatatttctatttatatatatttctatttatatattttatgtattttttacaTGCTTGACATGTGAAGAACTGGAAAAATGTAAGTaatgctattttttttcttctaattctaATTATAGTACTTCAATCCAatgtttattgatatttttaatttattattcaatATTTCTTCTTATTCTAATCATACTTTTTTATGTAACATTTGAATTGAAATAGTTGATGGTTCTACATCTCAAGCAGGAATATCAATTTCAAGTGCTTCAAAGAATTGATTCATGGAACATTTCACATGCATTGGTTACTGCTACTTCAGTGATATTGCATTATCAAAACAAGAAGTTATTTGTTTTGGGATTATAATAAGGGGATCTTATAACcagaaattttgagttttgagttttttgtttATACAATAGTTGCTACAATTGAATTTAGACAATTATATTAGTTAGACTTTTGAGTTTGTGAACTTATAACTATTTGGATTATGTTTGCTGACATTGTTGTTGGCTTATTaagttttgatttgatttccATTTTAATTTGTTAAGTCATGATTATATTGGCTTATCATCAATTGAAAAATTGTAGCAGcaacttctttttctcttttctggtTTGTTGTTTACATGTCGGTACATGGTCTTGAGCTATTGTTTTTGTAGCTTATTTGCAAACTATCGGTTATGCCATTTACCAATCGAACCAGCCAATAATTTTGGTTGAACTGATTTTTGGCAATCGAAAGAAGACGGTTGGTTAGCGGTAACTGATTTTtggtaattatatatatatggttggCAAGTGGCACAAAGAATTTAGCACGGATTCAGCTCTTATCTTCTTTTGTCATCCCTTAGTTTCAAACACCCTTAAACCTCTAAACCTCGTGATGTTTTACTGCAGTTTCTCTTTGTTGGGTGTTTAGTTCCGTTATCTTTTTTATCTTGTTTTCACAAGGTTATTCATCGGCGAATAAACATCTTATTAATGTtaatttgagatttttctttcttgtaaaaaaaaaaacttgttttggCGAGGTTATTCTAATATTCAATATTTTTCttctatgtaaaaaaaaaaaaaaaaaaatttaaaaagatgGAGGTTGGGGTTGAAGAGGGGAGACCTACGGTGGTAAGAGCCCCCCGTTGCTCTGATTAAGTCAACGGGGTTTCCCTTAGAAGTGAACCTTCTCTCTGAGGGTCCAGAACTCTGCCAGCTTCTTTTTTCAGCGGCGGAAGGTCTGTTTTTTCAGCGGCGGAAGGTCTGTAAGCAACGTCCCTTGTCAAACAAGGCGGAATGAAAAGACCATTGCGCTTGCTTCAGGGCGGGCTTCTTATCAAACCCAAGCGCGCTTTTCAAAACCAAGCGCGCGAACACCTGTGTCAGGTGCCGTCCAGGGTGGACGAGCGATCAGGCCATAAATGCCACGACTGCGCTATAGGTCTGGCCCGCCCTTCTTATAACCCCTTCCAACCATCCTTAATGCCCCCACATGGGTCACAAGTTCACGTGACTGAACTCAGCAATTACAATTGCACGGGTCAACTATATAAAAGGATACGTTTCTGATTACCTGGTCGATGTGGGACTAACAAAACAAGTCCGCACTTCACATATTAACGTGAATCTGCTCTCTCTCTAATCTGCGGACTGCCATCATTCCCGAGGCTATCACTCTGGAACATGTTGCAAAGGTAATGCTCTTGTTCACTATTTTGTCTTTTGTTTGTTCATGCATTGTTTCAgtgtattttatcttttttgtatttgttatGCTGGATATAATTTAACTTCCGTCAATCTTCACATTAAGAAGTAGCTTTGAACCATCAAAGtaataaattcaataaaatgtaGACATTATTTTAAGATTTTTCAAGGGTCTGTTGGTATTATCTTGCAGGCAATAATATGCTAGGAAATGTGGGATTGAAATGTATAGTCAATAACCTTCATGCAAGAGTATATCTATTGTAGTTACTGTTCTCAGAAATTTGAAGTGTTTACCCTATTGGTACCAAGTTGTTTCGGTTATTAGTTATACTGACATCCGATTAATgtctaggcatttgaaaattaaaaaaaggcacCTAGATTTGCTAGGCACCAGCCTAACCCGCCCAGACCCGCCTAGATTATGACTtacttagacaaaaaatagataactttcattttgcattttatttttctcagtaaattgtaagagacttgttgaatacttaaatgaactcACATTATATGCTTATTCTCCAGTTTTTTCATTATGTTGCCATACTTcataatacatatgttattctattttggagtttatgatgaaattatatatattttaagtataaattataaacaaacacttatttacatgaaatataatgGATTTACTTAAATTCGCCTAGTCTGCCTTGGCGCCCGCCTAAGCTCCGCCTAGGTGCTAGATCCCAACCTGCCTATATAGCATGTAACTTTGAATTTGCAGAATTTCTGAGAGGGGTTGAGAAGTAGTCTAATCTAGGTGAATTATCTTTAGGCGGATTTTTTTTACCTTGGGTAGAACAGGCTATGCCTGCGTATGTCTTGCCCTCCCTAAGCCCTGCCTTAGCGGAAGCCTAATGCTCTGGGATGTTTGTCAAGATAGTTAAAATGGTTGTCAATTTAGTAGAGCTATCTGATTTTTTGCTGTATTATGATGCAGATACACGAGGCAGAAGGGTTTTGGACTTGTGACAGCTCgtttgaatgtgcttttaaaataattgaaagcattttcggtaaaaatatttttacaaccaatctttagtaaaaatgcaagtaaatttaaaaaaaaacacttaatgtgtttcctagaagaagcacataactagtgattcttgcataaaacactttaaatgcttttggaactcaaaaacattttttctaaaagtattttttagttattttaaagcacatcaaAACGAGTCATGAATCTCTCACAAAAAGTGACAATTTTCATTGCATTTATATTCTCATTTGAAATCCTTTGCTATCTCTGCTATTAGTTTGTTGATGGGCAGCTTTCATTTGCTTCTACTTTAAGCAATGTGGTATGCTATCACAGCGTTGATTCGTACGTAGTTTTATGTGCTGACTTACAATGTTTTTTATATTGTGTAATCTATACTAATATAAAATGTCAAAATATAGCGGCTGGTTTTACATCATATATCTCTAAAGCCTTTGtagttaaaataaaattaacaataCATGGAGTAATCTCAAACTTTGTGtggttgtgtgtgtgtttgcatcatggtctaaaatatccataatatcccgatatttccatcgaaatttccgtatttttggactatcgatatttccgatatcatcgatattttagaccttgctaagtcactcatgtatcttaccatgcaatg
This region of Malus domestica chromosome 07, GDT2T_hap1 genomic DNA includes:
- the LOC103438648 gene encoding SUN domain-containing protein 1-like codes for the protein MSASTVSITANPATTRRRHVVAVDKKTSNIELVSAEPQTHKADDTATNSKDLSHHSIRGEPGLDRSAQPKKTGPNSTISPPSNRRSRKTLDADPKPRWVTVLRIVSKNLILLVLIVGLFQIVRRLALGPGVAVPMAFSDLEGRIAEVEAFMKTTTKMVQVQVEVVDRKIESEVGGLRREMEKKIEDKGVALESDLRKLEAKNEGLERSVSDLRSVEWLSKQEFENVYEDLKKKVKSSEDSVLGATLDDIRAYARNVVEKEIEKHAADGLGRVDYALATGGASVVKHSEPYLVGKGGNWFLKSSKNGVHSDADKMLKPSFGEPGHCFPLKGSSGFVQIKLRTAIIPEAITLEHVAKSVAYDRSSAPKDCRISGWLRGQDDPEVYTEIRLVEFTYDLEKSNAQTFNVLDSAVSGLVDTVRLDFTSNHGSPSHTCIYRLRVHGHEPNAVSMMAMQQ